The genomic stretch CTCGTGTTGTCAGTCTGTTTACTGCAAAGCTTTGAGCCTTTTCACTGCAATATGAAAACGACAAGCTTCCAAGCAAGAACTTGTCCTATAATAAATTTCATTCATGATTATTAAGATAGTAAGATTCATGGAGGTTAAAATCTTCCTCCTAGTGCCTATTTCTATCTTCTCCTCCTCCATCGATAACTATGTCCTCTCTATGACTcttatctattttattccttCACTCAATTTTGTGTCTAATCAACGCATGCATTAATCAAATCCGGTCACAATTGTTTTTTCCAAAATCTCAATTTGGAACTCGTTATATACGTTGCTTAATTTTGTAAGGGTTTAAAGAAATGCCAATGCAAGCCAACAATAACTAAAATTTTCGACAAGGAAAGTGTTAGGCAAATTTCCAAAGACGCCTTATTACTACAAGATAGAGAAATGCATGTAAATTATACAACtatcataattaaattttaatatataataataatcgtaaaaataacaaataagtataaatgtttggattttgaacctatattaattaaataaatttaattaactaattgatttaataaatgaatgaattaactattttaataattgaagtaagatattttaattagttacataataattataataatgattgttattattattttattgatttatatgatcatattatattaaaattttctaaAGAAGTTATTTGAATGACATAATAATCACAACAACCTACGAGAGTAAACTAACATCCGATGTAAATCCATAAATTAAACACTactacataaaattaattatcttCATCTCACCGATATTTTCTATTTGTTTTACCCAACCGAATTAGTAGATAGTTAAACTAACCAAATGATTAAATAGAGGTACTACAATTTTGGAAAGCGACGtcgaaaacaaaaaaatattgattGATCTCGAAGCACACGATTGAAAGTGTGGGAACAAAGCATACATGAAGGTTAGTagtgtggtgaagcaaaccatatcccacatcgaagaatgaacaagagttgcaagcatataaatggcctaccccaactccattagtatgaggccttttggggagtaccccaagagcaaaaccgtgagggctttgcccaaagcggacaatatcatactaatgtggagttcgggtgtgcaccatcgggacccaacagtggtatcagagccctggttcaggggctgggcctgtgtggctcggggttcggtgggttgcgcttgcaagttctccgatgtctctgcgtgagctcgaccaagaccTGTGGTAACctggtgacctgtaacatggggcacagacatgtggtcttggtctgatggtcttggtttgaggggaggattgtggtgaagcaaaccatatcccacatcggagaatgaacaagagttgcaagcatataaatggactaccccaactccattagtatgaggccttttggggagtaccctaagagcaaaaccgtgagggctttgcccaaagcggacaatatcatactaatgtggagttcgagtgtgcaccaccgggacccaacagtggtatcagagccctggttcaggggctgggcctgtgtggctcggggttcggtgggttgcgcttgcaagttctccgatgtggtgtgtgagctcgaccaagacctgtggtgacctggtgacctgtaacatggggcacaaacatgtggtcttggtctggtggtcttggtttgaggggaggattgtggtgaagcaaaccatatcccacatcggagaatgaacaagagttgcaagcatataaatgggctatcccaactccattagtatgaggccttttggggagtacccccaatagcaaaaccgtgagggcttcgcccaaagcggacaatatcatactaatgtggagttcgggtgtgcaccaccgataccCAACAAGTAGTTTGTAGTGACAACTTTACACGTGAAGTTGTTTTCTTCCCCTTTGGCCTTATCTCACACTCTAAGATCTCTCGACTTTTTCCAAATCTTCGAGGCTGCATGCATTGAAATTGAATCTACCTGCACCTCTCCCTCTCACACCTTTTCAATTCTTGGTCGTTGATGGACCAATCACAAGCACGACACGTCTGCTCGCCACCTAGTACGCCGCCTACCGCCGGAAGCATAGGCCGAGGAGGATTTGAGAAGATCTCTCCGACATACTACGTCGTAGTGAGTAAATTAtttgtatttgaattttgaacttGATGTTACTATGATTGCTATATATCTTGGATTCATCATTAGCTTTCTTTTATGTTTAactattactctctccgtcccacaataagagtcttgttttgtcatttcggtctatcccaagtagaccccacattccaccaacttattccactcacattttattataaaactaatttatatAAGTGGAACCCATATtacactaacttattcaactcactttcctttacatttcttaaaattcgtgccataactaaatattacttttaatccgagacggagggagtattattgaaGAAGCATTAAACGTGTTTAAAATATAAGTCAATGCTCTAAATTTCCTTAACATCTAAAATTCTATGATCCTAGCAGTGGTAGTGGTGTATCCAGTCAATCATAATTAtagaagaggaagagaaaatgAGGAAATAGAATATTTTTGTAATTGTAATTGGCTAGACATATCACGTGGCAATATGTCCGTACCATTGAATTTTTATTAGCCTTTTTGTAGTCATATTCTAAAGAAGTAAATGCTCTTCAATTACAACATAAATGAATTACCAAGGAGTTAAAACATACTCGCATCTTAAAAattgatttagttcactataaattAATAACTTAATAAGCAATTCATAATAATTACAGAAATTTAAGTTATTCCAAAAGTTTAGGATCCAAAAAGTTATTTTGCACAAAAGAACTTTTTCGATCATAAACATTTACCTGTTCCAAAAGTGAATACATCTATCCTCTGGCATATTGAGGCAAAGGAGAAATAGAATCTACAAATTCACAATAATGAAACAAAATCCACTGTCATCACATAATTATACTCCACTTTCTGTGAATACATCTAACCTTGAATTGGGAATTTTCCTGTGATTAGCttccaataatttataatttagaaAGGTTATGATGCGATTTTTAGGTTAAAggagtaataaaatgtaagCATAGTCGTACCTACTTTTATTGGTTTtgtattagtagtattaaaaatCTAAGAAATTTACCACAATTAATGACATCTACTAACTTGGGTGTACATTTCATTGTCTCTTTAATATGGCCTATGCATCTTGCTAGCTATAGGTTATTAAGTTCAGATTTACTCTTCTGTTCCCATAAAACTCAGCCTATACTATACCTATACATATATCCTACTTGAATGTTTGGCTGGATTCAGAATTTCAGATGTTTTCACATTCACAGCATTATAGCCTATTCCCTTGTAACCAAAATTAGATTCACAAATTTTACTATATATCAATAAAACAGTACAAGAAATGAATGAAGAAACAAAATTACTTTGTGTTTACAATTTAACGCGGATACAAATCACTGATCGTTGCTTCATTTCTGGAAAACTCAGTTGCTCTGATCTCATCGTTGCTACTAGGCACGAAAAACCCGGGCTGCAAAGGCACCGGGAAAGTGGAAGACAAGCTATTAAGCATCACCACAACCGAAGCCATCGTTGGCCGAACCTTTGCATTTTCTTGAACACACAACAAACCGATATGAATGCATCTCAGCATATCATTCCGAGAGGCCGAAGCAGACATCAATGCCGGATCAATCATCTTCTTCGCTGTCCCCGCACGCCAATTTCTCCAAGCCTGTATTACAAAACTAATGATTTTGCCTCatctatgttgacattttaactACTATAATCAATGAGAAATTTTCAACTTACAAAGCTAAGCATGTATTCTACATTCTCTCCATTCTCCACATTCTTGAAAGAGTTGTTACTCTGTCCGCTGATAATCTCCAACACCAGCACTCCAAAGCTAAACACGTCTGACTTCATCGAAAAATGCCCGTTTCGTGCATATTCTGGTGCCATGTACCCGCTGCCAAAAAGAAGGCATAATAAAAGAACAAGTTTTAACTTGATTGTGGATCTAACTAAATTGTTTAACATGATGAGTGGACTTACTAGGTTCCAACTATTCTGCGTGTATTGGCTCGTGTTTCATCCTGTGTGAACAATCTTGCCATACCGAAATCTGAGATTTTAGGGTTGTTATCTTCATCTAGGAGTACGTTGCTCGCTTTAAGATCACGATGAATTACACGAAGACGAGAGTCTTCGTGCAGATAAACAAGTCCCTTGGCGATGCCCTTTATGATCGTGTATCGGACGTCCCAGTTAATAGCCAAACGCTTCATCGGATCTATTTCTCAACAATATACATAcatcaatttttagtttatagaATTATGGTGTTTTTTATCAAGTGGCCGAAATGAAAGAAGGAATTACCAAAAACAGAGCAATCTAGGCTCCCATTATGAACAAATTCATATACGAGAAGCCTCTCCGGTCCTCGTAGTGAGAATCCCAACAACCTTACTAAATTTTTGTGCTGAAGCTTGACCATCAACACCACTTCATTCTTGAACTCCAATTCTCCTTGCTCTGAGTTTCTTGATAACCTTTTGACTGCAATTTGTTGGCCTTTCCGAAGTTTTCCCTAAAATAAGATTATAATAACATGTGTAAAACTAAAAGAATGAATAGTTTGCTAGTATTTTTATCTTTACAAATGGATGATTGGTTAATAAGAGATTCTAGTATAGATATTGGAAATCTAATGCCTAGCTATATTTGACGAGTTTTAGGTAATTTCGACACAAAGAGAATTAAATGTCATTGTGAACTTGTTACAACTCGATCATACTACACCTGATATTCTGATACGAACTGAGATTGCTTATACAGTCATACAGAAACAGTGCAGGTTCCAAATGCTACTTTTCTTACCAACTAAATTGGAGCAATGTGCTAACAGGGAAAACTGCATAAAACTCTAATAGTGATTTTCAATTTATACCGACTAATTTTGGAGTTATATAATACAAGTAGCTTTTAGAATTTACCTTATAAACTGCACCAAATCCACCTTGTCCAATTTTATGACTATCGGAGAAATTGTTGGTGGCAGTTAGAAGCTCTTCAAAATCGAAAATAAGGGACTCTTCTGCACTTACATACTCCTCCTCATCTAATCCTATATAAAATAGTTAAACCTCATAAATgttaaaatgtaaatatatgttAGAAACTGGAGTAATACGCATCACAAGATTGATttaaaattaaaccaaaataATTGGATTACTTTGTAATGtgatgtgctctgttttcttcttcaatctcttTCTGACATAAGTGCCAACACAAGCAGCAATAAGCAGAGACGCAACAATTGGAACAAGAATAATGATCACTGTTCGAGTGCTATTACCATCGTCGTTGCCTGCAAAATCCACATTACAAACTCCTTTACATATTGGCAAAATTGACATTTGGTACCTATCGTTACATTTTTGGATTTAAGTGTTCCAATCACCGAAACTTTTTGCTGAAATAAAATGATTAGTACTCAGTGATAGTAATTATCAATCATAGGACAAAATAAACCATTACCCTTATATTTATCACATAAGTGAAACAAAAACTCATATACATGGCACTATTTCAAAACTAAGTAATCCAATGTCCAACAATAAATATCTCAACTTTTATCGGTTTGGATTTCAAAATAATCGTTTGactttgtaaaaaaaatgaatagaaAAGGATAGTGTAATGTGAATCAATCATAGTAATTGTTTTAGTAATAATGTGGGTCCTACATGAAATGGGACATTTATTGATGGACTGATAATAAAGACATTTAATGCAGGGGCGGACACACTAAGGCAAatggaagggcttaagcccttaccccaaatgttattttttgtttttttttcactggtacaatttttgaaattttcagaaGAAAAGGGCTGAGTTTGAGTAATGCTTAAAGAAACAACAATGGCAGTTGTATGTTGAAAACTTGAAACGAAGAAGAAGAGTattgaatattagtaatataatattactagtactatttacTATAGATAGTAGGCTACTAGCACTTTTTAAGGCTATATAAGTGTAGAGTATAGACTATAAGTGTAAAGCGTAGACAGAGAATTTTTTATAGCTTCAAAATTTTTATAGAGATGAGTATCTTTTTAAAAACTAACCCTTTTTTATTACTAGAAGTTAAAGATAATTACGGGACTACTTTAAATTAAACTCATTCTTCTTCAAGTTAAAAACCTCCAAATTAGAAGCATGCTGattatttgtttcattctttAGGTTAGATATATGTTATACTAGTTTAATGtcctataaaatatttatgcacATCTATAGTTTTGTTGATTGTATTTTCCGTCCATAAAATACATTCCTACTctttaaaaatagtaaagtgatagaaaaataaagaaaaaatgtaGTTGAAGTAAAAATGATACTCAAGTAgagaaaattatatatattgacTATATAAAATATGTGTGCAACGAAGCCCTTACAAGAAaaattttctgcgtccgcccctgatTTAATGGCCGACGAGAGAATATTAAACTAAGTTAATCGAACGGATTACCTGGCGATGACCGTGTCGCTGGAGCCTGCACCGGAGGAGACAGGGGCGCTGCTATCATCGCTCGAACTTGCTCGATCCGACTAATATTATAAAAGGGATAGATAGTATATTCAAGATAACAGCCTGGCATATACACAACAATCCGTGACCTGTTATCACAACAGATCATTTGCTCCGACCTGATCAAGCAATCGGCGCATCCCGCCGCCGACAGATCCGGCACGCACTGCACCATCGCAAACATCGTCTGAAAATCCGGCGCCGTCCCATTCCCCGCCGCGATCTTCATCAGCGGCCCTCCCGCAGCCGCCTGGGCGCGAAGCTCCCTGAGCAGCACCCTCAGCTGCTGGTTGAACTGCTCGGGGCTGCTCAAGTTCTGGACGCCCCTGGAGCGGACACTGTATGACTGAGCTCCCGCGCCGCCGGATATGGGCACGTCGGAGTAGCGCAGAGTGCACGCTTGACGGAAGAAGATCCCCTGTCTCCGGTTGGGGCAGAGCGACTGGAGAAGCGGGGCGATGGCTCCTCGGAGGCAGCTGCGGCATTCCTCCAGCTGGAAGTCGGTTCGGCAGAGTGCGCTGGCGTAGACTTGGTCCGGGGCTTGGCCGGAAGTGGCGTTGTAGTAAGCGTTGTCGGTGATGTTTGGTGCGAGGGATGAAATGAGGGAGATGAGATTGGTGCTGTATGTGCCGTTGGCGGTGTAATTGCCGCCGAAGCAGCCGTAGTTTTGGGCTGTTACGGAGGCGGAGAGGTTGGTGAGGATTGCCAGGATCAAGAGGAGACATGTTTGACTACTCATTGTCGTTTGAGTTTGCTTTCAAATCTGGGAATGGAAGTAAATATACCAAATTCAGACATGTTGGGTATTTTATAAGAGCTAGTGGCATAAAAGCATGCATGCGATGTAACGACGAAATATCCTTCTAATACTAAAAAACTATATGTAGCCCATAACTGATGTTACAACTTGGTGCGGAGATTAGAATTAAGTAGAATTAACATTTACATGCTATTTgctaataatttatatttactCTCTGTAAAGTTAGTTTCCATTTTAATCTTAATATAATCAAttgtaaataatactactaatgtTTAAATAGTTTTGGTGCTTATTGaaagttataaataaatttcaGTTTAATATAGAGTATTTATTAAATTGCGATATTtctagaataaaaattaaaatgctTTCAGAAAAGCTGAGATTTATTCTCACTTCAGAATAACATATCAACTCCCTCCCAAACTTCCGCATTGCTGATGCCCAAATTAGCTTCTAACTCAACCAAACTCAAACACCCTTTTAGTCTATCAACTGCTAGTAAATGTGATAGTGAAAATATAGTTGTAAAAGGATGTCAACAAACAGTCTATGTGTAAGTGTAATTGCATTATAGTAGTAAATCGTAATTTCAGACTTTTGCTAGTTGCAAGAAACATCGAGGCTCTCTCATTGCACATTttattagcaaaaaaaaaaaaaaaatgacgCATGCTAAAGGCGTACAACTACATTGGGGTTTTGGAATTTTGTGCACCTTGATTTGTGAACCGCTATAAGTCTATAACCATGAAAGGCATTCAAGCCTTCtgaaaaaaaagaatgaaagaTATTTATGCATCTTGTCCGTGTAAACTACTTCCTTCGTTCCATAGGTAAtgaagtcatttccctttttagtaaaagtcaacatatttaTTCCTACTTAcgtttcctctctcttactttattatcttttatttaatacattatacattattttcttaatctccgtgccgaaaagaaatgccccattactatggaacggagagaTTAACACCCAACAAAGATGTTTAGGCTTTGCATGCTCTTACACATGAACGAGAATGTATTATGTACTCATGAAGTAGTGGATGTGGGTTTTCATAAAAGATAAAGATGTAAcaccgctagcaacagagctTCATCGAACTGGACAAAGCaaaatttcaacaaattaaAAGACTAGGCAGAGAGAGAGCTTGACAACTTGAATATTGTGAATGTAGAGATTTTGGTGTTCTGTATAAATGGACTTGACTACCATATAATAGGTGTAATCCAATGCatgatgaggcaattgaagttAACACAACTTAAGTCTGTCATCATTGCTAGAGTGAAACGACTCCACCGGGGGTTACAGATGTTACACGCGCTACTCAGGGACGCGTGCTCGAGTTGAACCTGGACGGACACACCTCACATCTAGGTTCGTTCACGTATGAGACTTCTATATGTCAGCCACATTTCCTTCGCCTCATTATGTTGGCGATGTGGCCACCTCTGACCACGGACCACGGCTCACGACCTCGGCCTCTGCATCCACGAGGCGAGGCAGCGGCGTGCGTGTGAGGTTTACCACCCATCTTTGtccactttaattattatatGTAATAATTTAGCCTCTTAAATATAAGATTAATGAAGGCTCTAAAATCTATGTGGGATAGTTAATACACCTACTCACAATTGAAAAAGTATGAAAGATAAGAAGGGTGGttaaaagtattgttagtggatagtggggtTCCACATTATTGTTAAtgtttaatgagttgtaattgcatagtggtataagttttaattaaattgatatataagAGTAATAAGTTGTGGACAACTTTCCATAATGAAACAAATGCCACTGTCTTTACAAAattgagtgatgctaaatggccataatgtggccggccataatgatttaatttagtccatttacatgaataaaaaaattagaattaccgatataaacttatatgtgtgtgaatggacttgtaagttgatacttatctttgaattccattacgaaaacacattaatatcacgaattactgtatacgttgagcaacaatcaagaaatgacagtagtaataagttgagcaaaaactacgaaagagtaacactaacatgttgagcaatatataatgaagatgatataaagtaaaatcaagtagtattaaaccaaaaatttgaaaaaaaaaacaattatttttgttatttaattaatttatggctggccataatatggccgcatagcattattctacaaAAGATTATAGTACTTCACTTTTCCCATTTTGACCTTGAATTGGAAAATTTTCCTGTGATTAGCTTCCAACAATTATATTCCAAATTCAGTAAAAGCAAAGATTAATCGTTGGGAAAGATTATCATGCTATTATATTTCCTACTTGTATGTTTGGCTGGATGGcattcacaaatcacaataGTTTGACATTCATAGCATGATGACTCTGTTTTTTTCCCTTCTAACAAAAATGAGATTCACAAATTTTACAATGTATCAGTAAAACAGTAAAAGAAATGAATGAagcaacaaaattaaatttgtttttgaAACACACGTGTTCACAAATGTTTAACGCGGATACAACTCACTGATCGTTGCTTCATTTCTGGAAAACTCAGTTGCTTTGATCTCGTCGTCGCTACTAGGCACGAAAAACCCGGGCTGCAAAGGCACCGGGAAAGTGTAAGACAAGCTGTGAAGCATCACCACAACCGAAGCCATCGTCGGCCGATCACTTGCATTTTCTTGAACACATAACAAGCCGATATGAATGCATCTCAGCATATCATTCCGAGAGGCCGAAGCAGACATCAATGCCGGATCGATCATCTTCTTCGCTGTTCCCGCACGCCAATTTCTCCAAGCCTATAAAAATACTCATGATTTTACCAAATCTTTATTGATGTTTTAACCACTCTTAATCAATGAAAATACTTGAACTTACAAAGCTAAGCATGTAGTCTACGTTCTCTCCATTTTCTACATTCTTGAAAGAGCTATTACTCTGTCCGCTGATGATTTCCAACACCAGCACTCCAAAGCTAAACACGTCGGATTTCATCGAAAAATGCCCATTTCGTGCATATTCTGGTGCCATGTACCCGCTGCCAAATGTACATAGGATATGTTTTCAAGCAACCGAAAAGAAGGTACTATAAAAGAACATTTATAACTTACTAGGTTCCAACTATTTTGCGTGTTTTGGCCAGTGTTTCATCATCTGTGAACAATCTTGCCATACCGAAATCTGAGATTTTAGGGTTGTTGTCTTCATCTAGGAGT from Salvia splendens isolate huo1 chromosome 15, SspV2, whole genome shotgun sequence encodes the following:
- the LOC121768145 gene encoding putative receptor-like protein kinase At4g00960; the encoded protein is MSSQTCLLLILAILTNLSASVTAQNYGCFGGNYTANGTYSTNLISLISSLAPNITDNAYYNATSGQAPDQVYASALCRTDFQLEECRSCLRGAIAPLLQSLCPNRRQGIFFRQACTLRYSDVPISGGAGAQSYSVRSRGVQNLSSPEQFNQQLRVLLRELRAQAAAGGPLMKIAAGNGTAPDFQTMFAMVQCVPDLSAAGCADCLIRSEQMICCDNRSRIVVYMPGCYLEYTIYPFYNISRIEQVRAMIAAPLSPPVQAPATRSSPGNDDGNSTRTVIIILVPIVASLLIAACVGTYVRKRLKKKTEHITLQRLDEEEYVSAEESLIFDFEELLTATNNFSDSHKIGQGGFGAVYKGKLRKGQQIAVKRLSRNSEQGELEFKNEVVLMVKLQHKNLVRLLGFSLRGPERLLVYEFVHNGSLDCSVFDPMKRLAINWDVRYTIIKGIAKGLVYLHEDSRLRVIHRDLKASNVLLDEDNNPKISDFGMARLFTQDETRANTRRIVGTYGYMAPEYARNGHFSMKSDVFSFGVLVLEIISGQSNNSFKNVENGENVEYMLSFAWRNWRAGTAKKMIDPALMSASASRNDMLRCIHIGLLCVQENAKVRPTMASVVVMLNSLSSTFPVPLQPGFFVPSSNDEIRATEFSRNEATISDLYPR